CtattagaattaaaaaatagagTATTAATATCAGAAAAGGAAGTAAAATATGATGATTTAATTGTAGAAATTGCGTTTGACGTTGATTGCCAAATTGTAAAAACTTTCCAAGATGCATTATAGTGTGTTGTATTATAAACAATACCACCCTTTACAATTTGAACACAGGCTGATCCAAATAAGCAAAGTTCTTCATTAtcttgtaaaaataaaagatatgAATTGTTCTGGGAATTAGCATTCTGTATTTTTAATGCGTTTacatttaatttcattgtgtatatttttttctttccaacTTGTAAAAAAGTGTTGCTAATcatatctttttcttcctgGAAAACATCATCTTCATATTCTGAGCatgaattattttcttttctagTAGTAATATCCTGGTTCGTGTCAAAGGCTTTGTTTGTTGCTACCACTTCATAGATATCAACATTGCTCTCACATGAAGATAGGTCATCGTTATTATCATATGTAGGAAAAACCATTtaacatttaaataaatggGATACAAAAATGGATacttttattgtttatcTAGCACCTAGTTTTTTgctaaagaaaaaaaacaaaagtatttttttaaaagaatgtTTATCTGATgagaatatatttaattgaCTTGATTAAGTTCAGTTCCAAtaacatttcttttttttttttttttttttttttttttttttttttgtatagtGCAAGATGCCGAATCCCGAACCATGAAATCCGAAATGGTTAAGAAAAGTAAATCACAATGTTTATTAGATAActaattttcaaatatacTTGATTGTGTCAAGAAAGATTGtctattaaaatataattaaatgtGTAatcctatttttttttttttttttttttttttttttaatatcgttataaaaatataccaaTAATCAtgatatatgtatatttatataactGATTGAGAAATAAAAGCGAAGCTAAtctataaatatttttaatggaacaaaaaaaaaaaacaaactatATGTGCTCTCTTAAAATCTTAAAACATTATGTTTCAAAAACTAGTGATTAAAAACTTATCAAACAATTCTAATCTCCGGATAATCTAAAGTTAAGTCATTAAATCTAGACATTGTAGTAACAATATCATGATTATCTCCTTTGCACTCAGTGGTTGACATAGTATCATCATTCTCAGTAGCATCAGGAATAGAAATATTGATATTGAATTTGTCGctttcctcttcctctttctctttttccaGATATTGTTCACATAATTCACAAACTAGATAATCCCTAAATATTTTAgccaataataaagtaTATTCATAATCATCATATTCATCATCGcaatcttcttcttcttcttcttcgtcTTCTGTGTCATTTGTATGCCCATTTGCCTTTTGATAAACGCTATATGATACATAATCAGACGGGTTTTGATAAGAATACAAACTGTTAATGGACTTAGTGCTTCCATTAGTATTATGAACCACACCAGGTTGAAAATGATTGGTGTTGcaattattcttatttttagcaGCAGTGACATTATTAATAAGGGTTGCCCCATCATTATAAAtgttagtattagtattgttatATGCTGAATACATGTTTTGTCCGAAGTGAAAAGCTTGTTGGCCTAATGAAATGTTATTACTAATAGTACGATGGATAGGATTAGCAATAGGACTAGGgttagaattattattattagtattagtggcagaagaagaagatgatgatgaagaagcagcagcagcagcagaaGAAGTGTATGTTGTTCCCGGGAATGGTAAAATAGAAGGATATTCTGAAAGATTCAAACTATTCTTAGCAGTATTCATCGCTGAAAGCGTATTATTAACGACAGGGGTATTAGATACACACATAGATAGCGGAGGCAAATTGTGAGTGTATGAATTATTAACAGCACTAGGATTGCTGTAGGTGCAATTGTTAATGTTCACAGTTGTGGGGACAATAGGAGTACATCCACCGGAACAATTATCACCGCCATTGCAGGTACGAATAGTACCATAACTACTATTGGTGCTATTGCTTCTACTGTGAATAATTTCGCTGTTGATAATAGTGTCGGCAGTGTCACCTACAGGAGCGGCAAGATTCATATTATTGGTTAATTTGGTGAAAAAGTTTGAAGCAGTTCTTAGAGAACACAAAGGAGGTAAATTATTGCTTGAATTATCCATACCAGCGTTTTTGCTTCTGCTGtgattaatattattactactatcattattacGAGCATTTATGGACAAGGGGGGCAATGTCAAATTTTGAATGGATTGGCTTAATTCTAGAGAATAAACGGGTTTTTTAACAATCATATCATTGCGAGTACCAATGaaagtttttaaatcaGTTTTTGATAAAGTATTTGTCTGATAGGTGTTAGGTGGAGTATTAAAAGGTTGAAGCGGATTTTGGTTAATGAATAATTTATGCGgagtattgttattactaacATTTAATAGAGGTAATTTACCAGTGACTGTAAAAGTAGTATCATGtgcttttttattgatcCCGCTACCATTATCGCTTTTACTGATTGTTCTCTTCTTTCTTGgagtttttttaaagtgtATTTTCACatgttttttcaaatcttgtggccttttaaattttttttcacaaaCAGAACATTTGAAAGGTTTTAACGGAATATGAACTCTTAAGTGCGATGTTATGTGGTCCCTTTTGACCGTTTGGACAGTGCATTCGTCCCAGCGGCAGGTTAATTGCAAATTCTTTTGTGATTTTCTACCAACATGATCCTGGCACAGGTGTTGATATAAAACTTCGGCTTGAGGAAACTCCAACCCACATCCATCCCATTTACATATTAAAACGTTGTTCTCATTATTTTCGGGCAGGATATAGCCGGCGTTACGGTCTATTGTCTTTTGAACGTTAATATTTCCAGCTTcgttaatattatcattttcttctGAACTGGAAGAAGAATAACTAGAGGAAAAATGAGAAGTAGGGGGTGAGGGTAATAAAGTAGTGTTGGTATCTGAGATGTCTTCAGCAGCAGGatgatttaataaatcatttaaagAGGTCATTCTTTTTGTACTTGTGCTGTCCTTGTtccttatatatatatatatatatttttttttttttttttttttttttactttgtTTCAAGTAAGATACAGAGTgacattaaataaaattatcgGGAGGAGAATGTGGCTTTGAAATGATCAATAGGGAAAgagggaaaagaaaaggaaaaaaaaaaagaaaaaataaaaaaggaaaaggaaaagggaaagaaacaaaaaaaaaaaaaaaaaaaaaaaagggttgttatattgtattatttaattgctAATGATTAAAGGATGGTAATATATTAGAAAAGTGGTgcaaatacttttttttttttttctttcttttttcttggtGAAAGATTCAAAAAGAATACATTtgtgaattatttttatatctttgAATAGCGCGTACTTTACTAGACAGCACGTGCCATTATTACAGTACACGCCCATCGTATAAAATGTAAACTCGCTATAATGCCATTTTACTGGCgacataataaaagtattatAGACATTGTCAACCGCAACAATGTGTAACAATCACTGATTAAACATAAAGCTCTGTAagaacaaataatataacatTACACCAAAACGTGTTTGATAGGATGAAAAGAACACAAAGCTTTAGTTTCCAACCTTTCACAATAAGACATTATTTTGTCAAGTAATTCATTATCCTTATGTAACTATTGGTTCAGGTCATATAGAAAAACCCAATAACGGATAGactaatatatatatttaagtcgaataataataataaatatagtaCTACATCTATATGTGATCAAACACCCCAAACACAAACTAGAACGTAAATCTTTATAATAGTGAGTAAATAACCTAATGCAAATGTTTCAATGAAACAAACAGGTTGACTCCGGGTAACAATACACACAATGAAATGTTTCAACAGTTATTAGAATTTTCAACTTTGGTGACAGCGTGCCTTTAAACGAAAAGGTGATACCGAAACATGGAAAAGCGGACAATAGGAACACACAGATATTGTGATTACTAAAtgaattttcaaaattttacaTACTAAACTAATTCAGTCTGATATTTTTCTGGacaaaatgtttttttttctgattCAAAAATCTTAGCAATCTTGtaagaagaaaaacaagCACCTCTTCTTAAAGTATAAATTATAGCACAGCGAATATTGCACAATGTGGAATAAAATGttatatctatattttttttaactttctGGATAGCTCTTGAAACTATAAGTAGTATACTTTGCTTAATATTGCTAAAGAAGATAAATGCTATgctcaaaataaaattgtatcgaatcaagtttttttttctttttttttttttttttttttaaaaaaagccaactaaaagataaaaaaaattatattaaaattacgAAGTatgaattataaaaataagcatatttgaagagaaaagaaaaacaaaacaaaacaaaacaaaacgaAAACTATTCGTTTACTACTCTTAATACCTTTCTAGAATAATCTATATAATCTGCTAAAGATACTGCACTATCGTCATTATtcatattactattactattactattactattactattactattactattactattactattactattattattattattattattattattattattattattattactcgtagtagtaatagtagtatTGGTGTAATCGTTGCGGGTAACAGTATCAGAAGCAATGGCAGTGTTGTTTGCATCAATATTGCCAATGTCATTGTTCTTATGCAATTGCCATAGAGATTGAGGGTCTAATCTTTGGTCGTATACCATTAATGGAGGATTGCTATTTCTATTGCTACTGCTATTACTTCTAGTGCTAATAGGAATactatttcttttaatagcAGCCCGCGGCAATTCCTTCATGGAGGGCATAGCCTTATGGTCATTCTGGCTCTCCTTCTCCcttctctctttttcttcttccgGCGATAGAAATGGATTGGTCTCAACAATGACAGAGGAATTAGTTTTTTCTGTCGAATATCTTGGATGGTATGAAGTTAATGCATCTTTTTCATCAGTATAAATAAaggtatttttattactatcatCGACATAAATACCAAATTCAGAACAATCAAGATCGTTATCGTCATGAATGTCACTAAATGGATTCTTTAAAAAGGTTAATATTGAAGCATTGCTTTCCAAATCAGCTTGTAGAGAGGTATGGTACTTCTTAACAAAATTCTTTTCGGATTTCTTGATTTTGTAAGGTCTataaattagaaaatacGTTAATAACAAGAAGAGTAATATCGCGATTaaaccaacaacaacaaaggTACCTATCACTTTACCACTGTTTGACCAGAAAGAGTTACTATTGCTGGTATtcttatttaattttgagCCAGCAGTAGCTACTATTGAATTGGTGGTAGAGGAGAAagtagaagaagaaaaattaatctgTGAGGAAGACAACGCATTGGAATATGAGATTGAATTAGTAGTGATTGCAGAAGTTTCCGcacttattattattttggtaCTTATTACCAATTTGGTAGTTAAAGTGTTCAATTGCTTGTCTATACTACTTGTGGTGGTAGAAGCATTAGGACTCTGTAATGAGCTTGTAACTGTTTGTATAGAAAAAACTACAGTAGTGTATTCTTTATATGAAGTTACAATATTTGATATAATTGATGTGCTGTACGAAAAAAAGCTACTTGTGGGGATTACATTAAAAGTATAGCTAGACATAGAAGAAGATGGAATGATTGAACTACTATTTGAAGTTGCCAAGGCGTCTGGTACAGAGCTAATAGAAGCATAATTGGTAAGTAAGTTACTAGACATACCGGATGTACTAGATGCGCTGGTGGTGCTGGATGTAATAGATGTACTGGAGGTGCTGAATGTAATAGATGTACTAGACGTACTAGGTATACTGGAGGTGCTGAATGTAATAGGTGTACTAGACGTACTAGGTATACTGAAGGTGCTGAATGTAATAGATGTACTAGATGTACTAGATGTACTAGATGTACTAGACGTACTAGATGTCCTAGATGTACTGGATGTACTAGATGTACTAGATGTCCTGGAAGTACTAGATGTCCTGGAAGTACTAGATGTCCTGGAAGTACTAGATGTCCTGGAAGTACTAGATGTCCTAGATGTACTAGACGTAGTAGATGTACTAGATGTACTAGATGTACTAGATGTGCTGAATGTAATAGATGTACTAGATGTACTAGATGTACTAGATGTACTAGATGTACTAGATGTACTAGATGTACTAGATGTACTAGATGTACTAGATGTACTAGATGTACTAGATGTACTAGATGTACTAGATGTACTAGATGTACTAGATGTACTAGATGTACTAGATGTACTAGATGTACTAGATGTACTAGATGTACTAGATGTACTGGATGTACTAGATGTACTAGATGTACTAGAAGTACTAAAAGTAGTAGAAGTACTAGAAGTACTAGTATCTGATGCTGTTGTGATGAATTGTTCGGCAGATAGTAAAGCTAATGAACTTTGTCCTATAGAAGTGGATGTTGCCGTATTTAGAATGAAATAGTCAGTAGTACCTACCAAATCCATAGAACTGGGAGTTAGTAGACTAGCACCATTAATGGTATTAGTTGACATGCTAATTTCCAACGTACTTGCAGAATTTGAACTAATAACATTATCAGTAGTTGCAGTATCAGTACTGCTCACAGCATCCGTAGCAATAGTAACACCATCACCATCATTAGTGGCAGTCGACTCTcctaaataaatatatccATACAACCCCGAATTGCTATTTCCACAATTTTCATAGGGATAACCAGGGCAATTTTGACTGCATTCATCAACACCGAATGAGGTTGAAGGTTCTTCATTAGAACACCAACAATTCGTGTCTTGTACAATAGCATAATCATAACCGCTACAGTCATCTGAACATAATCCATTGCTCATATAATTGCTTGCTGCCTTTTCCACGGCATCTGAACTTAATGAATTAGaacaataattttgttCACAATAAACTATTGTTAGACACTTTAATATTGACAAAAGTACCAGAAACCGTAAGATAGAATTTAACGGAACAAAGTGAAATGTAATACTATAGCCATTATTATGATACATCATAGTAGCTTCgatgaatatattatattagaATAGTTCAAAAATACACAAAACTtaataggaaaaaaaaaaaaaaaaaagaaaaaaaaaggacaaaacaaaaaaaaaaagaaacttttttctttctattCCAATACTCTTGATAGTTTGTGGTTCATTTGAACCAATGCAGGCCAGACTTGTGAGATAAATCAAGCTCTAGATCTTGTGTGCAACAGTGAAAATAACTGAAGAATAACGAAGATATAATATTGAGGgttaaaaagattttttttcctcccTTAAAGAGATAAATATACGATATAAAGAAGGTTTGAATATAATCGAGTAAAATATTTAggtcatttttttttttttttttttctttttttaacatcGGAAGTTctgtatataaatatagcATATTTTTACAAGACTGAGAAATGGGAAATGTAGAAAATATACGAATAACAAGATagtacatatatattatatatcaaAGGCATAATTTCCctgaatttattttatagattccaaataaattataaatagtaataaaagtaGAAGCACACCCCCCtcaactttaaaaaaaatgtcagTATTTTGTGGGcatcaatttttattttctttgtttgaAGATAACAAAGGAAAactttctctttttatgcgtaacaaacaatttttttttttttctttcaataaattcaaGATTCTCagatagcaataataatcataatgttgattgttattaaatggTAGACAAAAATCTATTccttgttttaaataatacgCATGACAATTTcatatctatttttataatattttttttctttttttttttttaaaattaaattcagttatatttagaaatttaatttattattaccaaatTCTTTAGTCGCCCCTTTACGTCCTCTTATATTTTCTCCATTGCCAGCAACCTGAAAAATATTCCATCTCTTTTAATTCTCGCGCCTTATCGCTATCGCCATATCACCACCATTCAAATTtcttattaataaaaatatgtcCAGAACTGTCCGAATAcgcaaatatatatatatatatatccgATTGTCCTATTGTCCGATAACACTATAACCCGATAACCCGCCCCattctttaaatttataatatatacacttttttttctgttttttttttttttttttttatttttatcatttttgttggtggtaataataaaaatacatacCAATGAAATTAGTCAGACACAATTACCCACCACTATAGACCGCCActactaacaataatatcataTATCAACAATAGTATATAACCTAATGATCACCAACACTGGAAAAAATACTTCTACTGATATTCAGCATAACACTAAAGGCCACAATCACCATCAACGTCATCATCACCAAAGGCTAAAACAAAGAAGTGAACATTTACAATTTAACAAGTGCTTAATTGATAAATGTAttcaattaattaaagataatGATCACAATATGTTGGCCTTCATAGGTAGAACTAAGGGCATACCGCCCcaaataagaaataaagTATGGccaatattattgaaatatcATCCTCTAGTTATTTGTCCTAATATTATGTGCAACACTCTAGAAATTGCAACAGACGATACTGCCACCGCTAATTCTTCCTCAACCGCTTCTACACCAACCAATATtactgttactaccaccacTATTGTCcctaataacaataatattaggGCTACTAATAGTGCTGGCACCGCTACTAGTTTTGATGTAAACGGCAATTGTACCAACATTACTTCTAAAAGTAATGCAagtagtaacaataaaaaaagtaatactGTGACTTCTATAAATAATGAAACTCTTACTTTTACCAGTCATTTTCCATCTTTCAGtgacaagaaaaataaaggcaaaaaatcaaagaatagtaatattactaaTGGTAGcagtaacaacaacaacaacaataacaacaacaataacaacaataacaacgaaaacaataacagcaacaacaataccaTAAATAAGGATGACCCTTATCAATTTATAAATTGGAATTATCATAGAGAAACTCGAAGTATTGAAGAGATTAGACAACTAATTAAATtggatttaaataaatatttttttatacacagaaataataacgaCGATAGCGGTGGCAACAGTGCCGCCAGCAATAGCACTAATGTTGGTACTGATACCGAATATCAAAAAGTGTTGGAATATTTGACTAACACAATCATCAAGTTTCTTAATAAATGGgggaaaatatttaaatacgAGAGTGGGTTAGCTTGGTGTATATTAGGCTTAGCAGAATGGGTCTCCCCTTTTGATAACAACTATGTGTTGATGGG
This Saccharomycodes ludwigii strain NBRC 1722 chromosome II, whole genome shotgun sequence DNA region includes the following protein-coding sequences:
- the RIM101 gene encoding alkaline-responsive transcriptional regulator RIM101 (similar to Saccharomyces cerevisiae YHL027W | RIM101 | Regulator of IME2); this translates as MTSLNDLLNHPAAEDISDTNTTLLPSPPTSHFSSSYSSSSSEENDNINEAGNINVQKTIDRNAGYILPENNENNVLICKWDGCGLEFPQAEVLYQHLCQDHVGRKSQKNLQLTCRWDECTVQTVKRDHITSHLRVHIPLKPFKCSVCEKKFKRPQDLKKHVKIHFKKTPRKKRTISKSDNGSGINKKAHDTTFTVTGKLPLLNVSNNNTPHKLFINQNPLQPFNTPPNTYQTNTLSKTDLKTFIGTRNDMIVKKPVYSLELSQSIQNLTLPPLSINARNNDSSNNINHSRSKNAGMDNSSNNLPPLCSLRTASNFFTKLTNNMNLAAPVGDTADTIINSEIIHSRSNSTNSSYGTIRTCNGGDNCSGGCTPIVPTTVNINNCTYSNPSAVNNSYTHNLPPLSMCVSNTPVVNNTLSAMNTAKNSLNLSEYPSILPFPGTTYTSSAAAAASSSSSSSSATNTNNNNSNPSPIANPIHRTISNNISLGQQAFHFGQNMYSAYNNTNTNIYNDGATLINNVTAAKNKNNCNTNHFQPGVVHNTNGSTKSINSLYSYQNPSDYVSYSVYQKANGHTNDTEDEEEEEEDCDDEYDDYEYTLLLAKIFRDYLVCELCEQYLEKEKEEEESDKFNINISIPDATENDDTMSTTECKGDNHDIVTTMSRFNDLTLDYPEIRIV
- the WSC4 gene encoding Wsc4p (similar to Saccharomyces cerevisiae YHL028W | WSC4 | cell Wall integrity and Stress response Component); its protein translation is MMYHNNGYSITFHFVPLNSILRFLVLLSILKCLTIVYCEQNYCSNSLSSDAVEKAASNYMSNGLCSDDCSGYDYAIVQDTNCWCSNEEPSTSFGVDECSQNCPGYPYENCGNSNSGLYGYIYLGESTATNDGDGVTIATDAVSSTDTATTDNVISSNSASTLEISMSTNTINGASLLTPSSMDLVGTTDYFILNTATSTSIGQSSLALLSAEQFITTASDTSTSSTSTTFSTSSTSSTSSTSSTSITFSTFSIPSTSSTPITFSTSSIPSTSSTSITFSTSSTSITSSTTSASSTSGMSSNLLTNYASISSVPDALATSNSSSIIPSSSMSSYTFNVIPTSSFFSYSTSIISNIVTSYKEYTTVVFSIQTVTSSLQSPNASTTTSSIDKQLNTLTTKLVISTKIIISAETSAITTNSISYSNALSSSQINFSSSTFSSTTNSIVATAGSKLNKNTSNSNSFWSNSGKVIGTFVVVGLIAILLFLLLTYFLIYRPYKIKKSEKNFVKKYHTSLQADLESNASILTFLKNPFSDIHDDNDLDCSEFGIYVDDSNKNTFIYTDEKDALTSYHPRYSTEKTNSSVIVETNPFLSPEEEKERREKESQNDHKAMPSMKELPRAAIKRNSIPISTRSNSSSNRNSNPPLMVYDQRLDPQSLWQLHKNNDIGNIDANNTAIASDTVTRNDYTNTTITTTSNNNNNNNNNNNNNNSNSNSNSNSNSNSNSNSNSNMNNDDSAVSLADYIDYSRKVLRVVNE